A section of the Amycolatopsis sp. AA4 genome encodes:
- a CDS encoding response regulator transcription factor: MRIVIAEDSAILRQGLAELLGLRGHEVVAAVKNADDLRAAVREHRPDVSIVDIRMPPTHTDEGLRAAIDLRAERPGCAILVFSQYVETNYAKQLLAGEAGAVGYLLKDRVAEVSDFLTALERVAAGETVLDPEVVRQLFATTGHAGPLAELTPREREILGLMAQGRSNSAIAAEAFLSAGSVEKYVTSIFGKLGLPPSDGHNRRVLAVLRYLDS; encoded by the coding sequence GTGCGGATCGTGATCGCGGAAGACTCGGCCATCCTGCGCCAGGGCCTGGCCGAACTGCTGGGCCTGCGCGGCCACGAGGTCGTCGCGGCGGTGAAGAACGCCGACGACCTCCGCGCCGCCGTCCGCGAGCACCGGCCCGACGTGTCCATTGTGGACATCCGGATGCCGCCGACCCACACCGACGAAGGCCTCCGCGCGGCGATAGACCTGCGCGCCGAACGACCCGGCTGCGCGATTCTGGTCTTCTCGCAATACGTCGAAACCAACTACGCCAAGCAGCTCCTCGCCGGGGAAGCAGGCGCGGTCGGTTACCTGCTGAAGGACCGCGTCGCCGAGGTGTCGGACTTCCTTACCGCGCTGGAACGCGTCGCCGCCGGGGAGACGGTGCTGGATCCGGAAGTCGTCCGCCAGCTGTTCGCGACCACCGGCCACGCCGGCCCGCTCGCCGAGCTGACGCCGCGCGAACGCGAGATCCTCGGGCTGATGGCGCAGGGCCGGTCGAACTCGGCGATCGCGGCGGAGGCGTTCCTGTCCGCGGGCTCGGTCGAGAAGTACGTGACGAGCATTTTCGGCAAGCTCGGCCTGCCGCCGTCGGACGGGCACAACCGGCGCGTCCTCGCCGTGCTCCGCTATCTCGATTCCTGA
- a CDS encoding sensor domain-containing protein, with the protein MTPRTLWPPTPRQALSETAWLATTGLLPLLSLVLLLVGTALGLALTPVLFGIGLLIAVLRGARLAGSIHRRLAAKFLALALPPPPRTELKPGLWNWLTARLGDRAAWRSVAYLLLRLPFGLVAFLGAGALGFYGLASFTYPLTWLLAARRDHGLPVFNIQSPTWIGTLGWCLTGVLILTAWPAVVHQIANADRFLLRTLAADPDLRERVRFLEETRATALDEAAEQLRRIERDLHDGAQAQLVAMAMKLGLAKEELATDTVNLDQLRTLVDAAHSNAKQALTELRDLARGIHPAALDKGLSLALSTLASSADFSATVTVELSRRPPPSLETIVYFAAAELMTNASKHGAGRCTVLVEDREDTLRLTVVDHGQGGAAIIPGGGLSGIAERLRPADGELTVSSPAGGPTVVTATLPLPR; encoded by the coding sequence ATGACCCCCAGAACCCTCTGGCCTCCCACCCCGCGCCAAGCCCTCTCCGAAACCGCCTGGCTGGCGACCACCGGCCTCCTCCCCCTCCTCTCCCTGGTCCTCCTCCTCGTCGGAACCGCCCTGGGCCTGGCCCTCACCCCGGTCCTCTTCGGCATCGGCCTCCTCATCGCCGTCCTCCGCGGAGCGAGGCTCGCCGGAAGCATCCACCGCCGCCTGGCCGCGAAATTCCTCGCCCTCGCCCTGCCGCCCCCGCCGAGAACCGAGCTGAAACCCGGCCTCTGGAACTGGCTGACCGCCCGCCTCGGCGACCGCGCGGCCTGGCGCTCAGTCGCCTACCTCCTGCTCCGCCTCCCCTTCGGCCTGGTCGCCTTCCTCGGCGCCGGCGCACTCGGCTTCTACGGCCTGGCCTCCTTCACCTACCCGCTCACCTGGCTCCTCGCCGCCCGGCGCGACCACGGCCTGCCGGTCTTCAACATCCAGAGCCCGACCTGGATCGGCACCCTGGGCTGGTGCCTCACCGGCGTCCTGATCCTGACCGCCTGGCCCGCCGTCGTGCACCAGATCGCCAACGCGGACCGCTTCCTCCTCCGCACCCTCGCAGCCGACCCCGACCTCCGCGAACGAGTCCGCTTCCTCGAGGAAACCCGCGCCACCGCCCTCGACGAAGCAGCCGAACAACTGCGCCGCATCGAACGCGACCTCCACGACGGCGCTCAAGCCCAATTGGTCGCCATGGCCATGAAACTGGGCCTGGCCAAGGAAGAACTGGCCACTGACACCGTCAACCTGGACCAGCTCCGCACCCTGGTCGACGCCGCCCACAGCAACGCCAAACAAGCCCTCACCGAACTGCGCGACCTGGCCCGCGGCATCCACCCCGCGGCACTGGACAAAGGCCTGAGCCTCGCACTGTCCACATTGGCCAGTTCCGCCGATTTCTCCGCGACAGTCACCGTGGAGCTGAGCCGCCGCCCGCCCCCGTCACTGGAAACCATCGTGTACTTCGCCGCCGCCGAACTCATGACCAACGCGTCCAAACACGGTGCCGGACGCTGCACAGTCCTGGTCGAAGACCGCGAAGACACCCTGCGGCTCACCGTCGTCGACCACGGCCAAGGCGGCGCCGCGATCATCCCCGGCGGCGGGCTCTCCGGGATCGCCGAACGACTCCGCCCGGCCGACGGCGAACTGACCGTGTCGAGTCCGGCCGGCGGCCCGACCGTCGTCACCGCGACCCTCCCGCTGCCTCGCTAG
- a CDS encoding haloacid dehalogenase-like hydrolase has product MRSHRLVLWDIDHTLVDYTGLGIGWYGAALAAATGAEFRTHPDFGGRTERAITADVLALHGIEPDEETIQRMWRELIAAVERARETLPAEGRALDGAAAVLADFAGREGVVQSLITGNLPEISLHKLAALGLDEHLDLEIGGYGSLSPHRADLVPYAVKAAETKHGTKFPAESVVILGDTPHDIEAALAYGAVAIGVATGRFSAEQLTDAGAHLVLPDLADLSAVRAAVLGLP; this is encoded by the coding sequence ATTCGCTCGCACCGGCTGGTGCTCTGGGACATCGACCACACGCTCGTCGACTACACCGGGCTGGGCATCGGCTGGTACGGGGCCGCGCTCGCCGCGGCGACCGGCGCGGAGTTCCGCACGCATCCGGACTTCGGCGGCCGGACCGAACGCGCGATCACCGCCGACGTGCTCGCCCTGCACGGGATCGAACCGGACGAGGAAACCATCCAGCGGATGTGGCGGGAGCTGATCGCGGCCGTCGAACGCGCCCGGGAAACGCTGCCCGCGGAAGGCCGGGCGCTCGACGGCGCGGCGGCCGTGCTCGCCGACTTCGCCGGCCGCGAGGGCGTCGTGCAAAGCCTCATCACCGGAAACCTGCCGGAGATCTCGCTGCACAAGCTCGCCGCGCTCGGACTCGACGAACATCTCGATCTGGAGATCGGCGGCTACGGCTCGCTTTCGCCGCATCGCGCGGATCTCGTTCCGTACGCCGTCAAAGCCGCGGAAACGAAGCATGGCACGAAATTTCCTGCCGAATCCGTAGTGATTCTCGGGGATACGCCACACGACATCGAGGCGGCGCTCGCGTACGGCGCGGTCGCGATCGGCGTTGCTACCGGCCGGTTTTCCGCCGAACAATTGACGGACGCGGGCGCGCACCTGGTTTTGCCCGACCTCGCCGATCTTTCCGCGGTCCGCGCCGCGGTGCTCGGACTGCCCTGA
- a CDS encoding YjbQ family protein, translating to MYSTEIEVHTGDAAVVHNLTREAEKFLRDADATDGLLHVWVPHATAGLAVLETGAGSDDDLLAALDDLLPRDHRWRHQHGTGGHGRDHVLPAFLPPYATVPVLGGVLLLGTWQSVCLVDTNVDNPVRRVRFSYLTG from the coding sequence ATGTACTCCACCGAGATCGAGGTGCACACCGGCGACGCCGCGGTCGTGCACAACCTGACCCGGGAGGCCGAGAAGTTCCTGCGCGACGCCGACGCCACCGACGGCCTGCTGCACGTGTGGGTGCCCCACGCGACGGCCGGGCTCGCGGTGCTGGAAACCGGCGCGGGCAGCGACGACGACCTCCTCGCCGCGCTCGACGACCTGCTCCCCCGCGACCACCGCTGGCGCCACCAGCACGGCACCGGCGGGCATGGCCGCGACCACGTGCTCCCGGCGTTCCTCCCGCCGTACGCGACGGTGCCGGTGCTCGGCGGCGTGCTGCTGCTCGGTACCTGGCAGTCGGTGTGCCTGGTGGACACGAACGTCGACAACCCCGTCCGCCGGGTCCGCTTCAGCTACCTCACCGGCTGA
- a CDS encoding acyl-CoA desaturase has product MTGLQDRLTPEQVEEFGRELDALRQRIVDDLGEEDLEYIRKIIKTQRALEVTGRGLLFAGFLPPAWLAGVAALSAAKILDNMEIGHNVMHGQYDWTRIPELSSQRFEWDTVAPAENWRHSHNYIHHTYTNIVDKDRDVGYGILRMDPAQKWHPYYLGNPVYATLLALLFQWGVMLHDLEVERVVKGERTWAENVPVLRRIVRKASRQIGKDYVLFPLLTGPLAPLTFLGNASANLVRNLWAFSIIFCGHFPADVESFTEEETENESRGQWYLRQILGSANITGGPLFHILSGNLSHQIEHHLFPDLPARRYPQIADEVREICERYGLPYNTGPLRKQLWSVAKKIVRLALPGKPAPTATVDPERQLRAA; this is encoded by the coding sequence ATGACCGGTTTGCAGGACCGCCTGACCCCCGAACAGGTCGAGGAATTCGGCCGGGAGCTCGACGCGCTGCGCCAGCGGATCGTCGACGACCTCGGCGAGGAGGACCTCGAGTACATCCGCAAGATCATCAAAACCCAGCGCGCGCTGGAGGTGACCGGCCGCGGCCTGCTGTTCGCCGGCTTCCTGCCGCCCGCGTGGCTGGCCGGCGTCGCGGCGCTGTCCGCGGCGAAGATTCTCGACAACATGGAGATCGGCCACAACGTGATGCACGGCCAGTACGACTGGACGCGCATCCCGGAGCTGAGCTCGCAGCGGTTCGAATGGGACACCGTCGCGCCGGCGGAGAACTGGCGGCATTCGCACAACTACATCCACCACACGTACACCAACATCGTCGACAAGGACCGCGACGTCGGCTACGGAATCCTCCGGATGGACCCGGCGCAGAAGTGGCATCCGTACTACCTGGGCAACCCGGTGTACGCGACGCTGCTCGCGCTGCTGTTCCAGTGGGGCGTGATGCTGCACGACCTGGAGGTCGAGCGGGTCGTGAAGGGCGAGCGAACGTGGGCGGAGAACGTGCCGGTGCTGCGCCGGATCGTCCGCAAGGCGTCGCGCCAGATCGGCAAGGACTATGTCCTGTTCCCGCTGCTCACCGGCCCGCTCGCGCCGCTGACGTTCCTGGGCAACGCGAGCGCCAACCTGGTCCGCAACCTGTGGGCGTTCTCGATCATCTTCTGCGGCCACTTCCCGGCGGACGTCGAAAGCTTCACCGAGGAAGAGACCGAGAACGAATCGCGCGGCCAGTGGTACCTGCGCCAGATCCTGGGCTCGGCGAACATCACCGGCGGCCCGCTGTTCCATATTTTGTCGGGGAACCTGTCGCACCAGATCGAACACCACCTGTTCCCGGACCTGCCCGCCCGCCGCTACCCGCAGATCGCGGACGAGGTGCGGGAAATCTGCGAACGCTACGGCCTGCCATACAACACGGGCCCGTTGCGCAAGCAACTGTGGTCGGTAGCGAAGAAAATCGTGCGGCTGGCCCTCCCCGGAAAACCGGCCCCGACCGCTACCGTGGACCCGGAACGGCAACTCCGAGCAGCCTGA
- a CDS encoding bifunctional lysylphosphatidylglycerol flippase/synthetase MprF, giving the protein MTIAQGGTGLTAGEARGRLAVVWNRLPFTTTVVLAILIVGVATGSLWHAAEHQHAFHYYAYGLPSLEHGRWWTLFTGPFYALRPWFYLPMAGSFALMAGFAEWHLGTRRAMAVTIGGQLVSTVVAVQFLELSRNSGWAWADRIAGTLDVGFSGGALAAIAITSATLRTPWRLRLRAGLCVYAGVAIVYVGTLADLVHFFALVLALPLGRRLAGPAARNANKPSLREWRLLASAGLVLLVVAEVVMWLVPGDGPFGSSDSISLSGNELLPLCIVAVPILNGLRRGSRFAWRCAIALCVLAASQMAVLAGLVAITQLIREDYDLSSPPLFIVDNLLWTVELVLLISARRAFRVPSRRRRRKLFRGGPDPAFARLLLGRNGGSTISWMTTWPQNTYFVASDGASYLAYQRHAGVAVALGDPVAPDGTSDRTLREFAAMCENTGLVPCVFSATAGTVAQTKELGWQHVQVAEDTLVDLENLEFRGKAWQDVRTALNRAKKDGIEFRLVRLAEQPWSIREQVRALSEEWICDKGLPEMGFTLGGVDQAMDPATRVGLAVDADGTVHGVTSWLPVHTGAGEVGGWTLDVMRRRAGGFRPVMEFLIASTCLAFREEGAKFVSLSGAPLVRSNDSTPRQMVDRMLDALGSMMEPYYGFRSLHAFKAKFQPRHEPLYLAYRDEADLPRIGIALSRAYLPNAGLMDFAKLALRRQRVVGGGVVVDRSAAGTAR; this is encoded by the coding sequence ATGACGATCGCACAGGGGGGAACCGGCCTCACGGCCGGAGAGGCACGCGGGCGGCTGGCGGTGGTGTGGAACCGGCTTCCGTTCACGACGACTGTCGTGCTCGCCATTTTGATCGTGGGGGTCGCGACCGGTTCGCTCTGGCACGCCGCCGAGCACCAGCACGCTTTCCACTATTACGCCTACGGCCTTCCTTCGCTCGAGCACGGCCGCTGGTGGACGCTGTTCACCGGCCCCTTCTACGCCCTGCGCCCGTGGTTCTACCTGCCGATGGCGGGCAGTTTCGCGCTGATGGCCGGATTCGCCGAATGGCACCTCGGCACCCGGCGCGCGATGGCGGTGACCATCGGCGGGCAATTGGTGTCGACGGTCGTCGCGGTGCAATTCCTCGAACTTTCCCGCAATTCCGGGTGGGCCTGGGCCGACCGGATCGCCGGCACGCTCGACGTCGGCTTCTCCGGCGGCGCGCTCGCCGCGATCGCCATCACCAGCGCGACCCTGCGCACGCCGTGGCGGCTGCGCCTGCGGGCCGGGCTCTGCGTGTACGCCGGGGTCGCGATCGTCTACGTCGGCACGCTCGCCGATCTCGTGCACTTCTTCGCGCTCGTTCTCGCGCTGCCGCTGGGCCGGCGGCTCGCCGGGCCGGCCGCGCGCAACGCGAACAAGCCGTCGCTGCGCGAATGGCGGCTGCTCGCTTCGGCCGGGCTGGTGCTGCTGGTCGTCGCCGAAGTGGTGATGTGGCTGGTCCCCGGCGACGGCCCGTTCGGCTCGTCCGACTCGATCTCGTTGTCCGGCAACGAACTTCTCCCGCTGTGCATCGTGGCGGTGCCGATCCTCAACGGGCTGCGCCGCGGTTCGCGGTTCGCCTGGCGGTGCGCGATCGCGCTGTGCGTGCTCGCCGCGTCGCAGATGGCGGTGCTGGCCGGACTGGTCGCGATCACGCAGCTCATCCGCGAGGACTACGACCTCAGCAGCCCGCCGCTGTTCATCGTGGACAATCTCTTGTGGACAGTCGAACTCGTGCTGCTGATCTCCGCGCGGCGCGCGTTCCGCGTGCCCTCGCGGCGCAGGCGGCGCAAGCTGTTCCGCGGCGGGCCGGACCCGGCCTTCGCCCGGCTTCTGCTGGGCCGCAACGGCGGCAGCACCATCTCGTGGATGACGACCTGGCCGCAGAACACCTACTTCGTCGCCTCGGACGGTGCGTCGTACCTGGCGTATCAGCGGCACGCGGGCGTCGCGGTCGCACTCGGCGACCCGGTCGCGCCGGACGGGACGAGCGACCGCACGCTGCGGGAATTCGCCGCGATGTGCGAGAACACCGGGCTCGTGCCGTGCGTGTTCTCCGCGACCGCGGGAACCGTCGCGCAGACCAAGGAACTGGGCTGGCAGCACGTGCAGGTCGCCGAGGACACGTTGGTGGACTTGGAAAACCTCGAATTCCGCGGCAAGGCGTGGCAGGACGTGCGGACCGCGCTGAACCGCGCGAAGAAGGACGGGATCGAGTTCCGGCTGGTGCGGCTGGCCGAACAGCCGTGGTCGATCCGGGAACAGGTGCGCGCGCTGTCCGAGGAGTGGATCTGCGACAAGGGCCTGCCGGAAATGGGCTTCACGCTCGGCGGCGTGGACCAGGCGATGGACCCGGCGACGCGGGTCGGGCTCGCGGTCGACGCGGACGGCACGGTGCACGGCGTGACGTCGTGGCTGCCGGTGCACACCGGGGCCGGCGAGGTCGGCGGCTGGACGCTCGACGTGATGCGCCGTCGCGCGGGCGGATTCCGGCCGGTGATGGAGTTCCTGATCGCCTCGACCTGCCTGGCGTTCCGCGAGGAAGGCGCGAAGTTCGTGTCGCTCTCGGGCGCGCCGCTGGTCCGCAGCAACGACAGCACTCCGCGGCAGATGGTCGACCGGATGCTGGACGCACTGGGTTCGATGATGGAGCCGTACTACGGATTCCGTTCCCTGCACGCGTTCAAGGCGAAGTTCCAGCCGCGGCACGAGCCGCTGTACCTCGCTTACCGCGACGAAGCCGATCTGCCGCGGATCGGGATCGCGCTCAGCCGCGCGTACCTGCCGAACGCCGGCCTGATGGACTTCGCGAAGCTGGCGCTGCGACGTCAGCGCGTGGTCGGCGGCGGCGTGGTCGTGGACCGGTCCGCGGCCGGGACGGCGCGGTAA
- a CDS encoding ferredoxin reductase produces the protein MTALLPRRVRGLVSLAEALLTPHGADRYLELVDPMLVRREIRGRVTAVRHQTPDTVTFTVRPSRAWQGFRAGQYVRMQVEIDGVRRTRCYSPCGAQGSGDLEFTVKADPKGLVSRHLQDTAVGAVVGLSPADGEFTLPSPRPDRIVLMSGGSGITPVLAMARTLVAEGHPGEIVFLHYSNTPADALYREELAELAARHPGFRVVHAHTHARRGGDLHGLFSVEHLEKAAPWFREAETFLCGPAPLMAAARELFENEGLSERLHTEEFTAAPLTFAEEAAEGRVRFARSGKECDNSGKPLLEQAEDAGLTPEHGCRMGICFSCTQLKTAGRVRNARTGEVSGEENEEIQLCVSVPVGDVEIDA, from the coding sequence ATGACCGCACTGCTCCCGCGCCGCGTGCGCGGGCTCGTCTCGCTCGCCGAGGCGCTGCTCACCCCGCACGGCGCGGACCGGTACCTCGAACTGGTCGACCCGATGCTGGTGCGGCGCGAGATCCGCGGCCGCGTCACCGCCGTGCGGCATCAGACGCCGGACACCGTCACCTTCACGGTGCGTCCGAGCCGGGCGTGGCAGGGCTTCCGCGCCGGCCAGTACGTGCGGATGCAGGTGGAGATCGACGGCGTGCGCCGGACCCGCTGCTACTCGCCGTGCGGCGCGCAGGGCAGCGGCGACCTGGAATTCACCGTGAAAGCCGACCCGAAGGGCCTGGTCTCGCGGCATCTGCAGGACACCGCTGTCGGCGCGGTGGTCGGGCTTTCGCCGGCGGACGGCGAATTCACCCTGCCGTCGCCGCGCCCGGACCGGATCGTGCTGATGAGCGGCGGCAGCGGGATCACGCCGGTGCTCGCGATGGCCCGGACGCTCGTCGCCGAGGGACACCCCGGCGAGATCGTGTTCCTGCACTACTCGAACACCCCCGCGGACGCGCTCTACCGGGAGGAACTCGCCGAACTCGCCGCCCGGCACCCGGGTTTCCGAGTGGTCCACGCCCACACCCACGCCCGCCGCGGCGGCGACCTGCACGGCCTGTTCTCCGTCGAGCACCTGGAGAAGGCCGCGCCGTGGTTCCGCGAGGCGGAGACGTTCCTCTGCGGTCCGGCTCCGCTGATGGCCGCCGCCCGCGAACTCTTCGAAAACGAAGGGTTGAGTGAACGACTGCACACCGAAGAGTTCACCGCGGCACCGTTGACCTTCGCCGAGGAGGCCGCCGAGGGCCGGGTGCGCTTCGCCCGCAGTGGCAAGGAGTGCGACAACTCCGGCAAGCCGCTGCTCGAACAGGCCGAGGACGCGGGCCTGACGCCGGAGCACGGGTGCCGGATGGGCATCTGCTTCTCGTGCACGCAGCTCAAAACCGCCGGACGCGTCCGCAACGCCCGCACCGGCGAGGTCTCCGGCGAGGAGAACGAAGAAATCCAGCTCTGCGTCAGCGTCCCCGTCGGGGACGTCGAAATCGACGCCTGA